The following are encoded together in the Capsulimonas corticalis genome:
- a CDS encoding LacI family DNA-binding transcriptional regulator — translation MISCPHCGRTDGQVKAGLNGGNQRFLCQACRRRYTPQPRERGYSDEHRESAGRMRREGKTLAQIAEDLNVSARTVANWLSSRDDASLPPDAQAEAPAAELEGLGKRRATIHDVAERAAVSTATISNYLNDKGRMGEGTRQRIETAIEALHFTPSALVRAIRQRRTHIIGIVSFGLGVEDTGENISLPILRGVNRAADRARYDVLLYTGEEGQPHRHNAAAFLNGNIDGLIWVAPALREPILGHLAAAGLPTMALLTRHVPDGVGYINTDNHAAMHALVSHLAALGHRRIAFVGPAHSSNFMDRRDGYRQSLRTHGIPWDKSLEASPTKDIWSHAYYEQMLDRWFANSPPTAIITQDDGFARIIIEFLRARHIRVPEDVVITGFNDVPDAIRIGGGLTTIQQPFLKIGEQGAERLIAMIGGAPVDDCRRTVETTLIVRATTAPPFFGLQ, via the coding sequence ATGATTTCTTGTCCCCATTGCGGTCGAACGGACGGTCAGGTGAAAGCCGGATTGAATGGCGGCAATCAGCGTTTTTTGTGCCAGGCATGCCGTCGCCGCTATACCCCGCAGCCCCGCGAGCGCGGATATTCGGATGAGCATCGGGAGAGCGCCGGGCGCATGCGGCGAGAGGGGAAGACTCTGGCTCAAATTGCGGAAGATCTGAATGTCAGCGCTCGCACCGTGGCTAACTGGCTGTCTTCGCGCGACGACGCATCGCTGCCGCCTGACGCGCAAGCCGAGGCCCCCGCCGCTGAGTTGGAGGGATTGGGAAAGCGCAGAGCCACTATTCACGATGTGGCGGAGCGGGCCGCCGTTTCCACGGCGACGATTTCCAATTATCTTAACGATAAAGGACGCATGGGCGAGGGGACGCGCCAGCGGATCGAAACCGCCATTGAGGCGCTGCACTTTACGCCCAGCGCTCTGGTTCGCGCGATCCGCCAGCGTCGCACGCATATCATCGGGATCGTTTCGTTTGGATTGGGCGTCGAAGATACCGGTGAAAATATCTCCTTGCCGATTCTGCGCGGCGTCAATCGCGCCGCCGACCGGGCGCGCTACGATGTCCTCCTCTACACCGGAGAGGAAGGTCAGCCCCATCGCCATAACGCGGCGGCTTTTCTAAATGGCAATATCGATGGCTTGATTTGGGTTGCGCCCGCGCTCCGAGAACCGATTCTGGGGCATCTCGCCGCCGCTGGACTGCCCACCATGGCCTTGCTGACGCGCCACGTTCCGGATGGCGTCGGGTATATCAACACCGACAACCACGCCGCCATGCATGCGCTTGTCAGTCACCTCGCAGCGCTGGGACATCGGCGTATCGCATTCGTCGGCCCGGCCCATTCTTCCAACTTCATGGACCGGCGGGATGGCTATCGGCAGTCCCTGCGAACCCATGGGATCCCATGGGATAAGAGTCTGGAGGCGAGCCCGACCAAGGATATCTGGTCCCATGCGTATTACGAACAGATGCTGGACCGGTGGTTTGCAAACTCGCCGCCGACAGCCATCATCACCCAGGACGATGGGTTTGCGCGGATTATCATTGAATTTCTGCGGGCGCGTCATATCCGAGTTCCCGAGGACGTCGTCATCACGGGCTTCAACGACGTGCCCGACGCCATCCGTATCGGCGGCGGATTGACCACAATCCAGCAGCCGTTTCTTAAAATCGGCGAACAGGGCGCCGAGCGTCTGATCGCCATGATCGGAGGAGCGCCCGTCGATGATTGTCGCCGGACGGTTGAGACGACGCTCATCGTCCGCGCGACGACGGCGCCGCCCTTTTTCGGCCTCCAATAA
- a CDS encoding DUF1559 domain-containing protein yields the protein MKNKGFTLIELLVVIAIICVLAAILFPVFASVRAKARAIACLSNEKQLGLAVMQYCQDYDETYPLVQRASDAGDWAAVPGSSASDPISWQWAVNPYVKNGGATSSANTGHFELTGGVWNCPDFPVQNASRQYGINEGIGGDESSYAWSGNIGVQYPSATMAQIVNPSDKILIAEKGYMGANGSQKDWSDVRFASVEWAWADGGFDLRQARKADSDNGSFASGPFSAQMPRFRHNGSCNMVFADGHVKAIRMASLAGAAGWCKYIFGPAQDNSPYGVSNWYPYASGAITSSGPNACDAWQ from the coding sequence ATGAAGAATAAGGGATTTACACTCATTGAGCTGTTAGTTGTCATTGCAATTATCTGTGTTCTGGCGGCAATCTTGTTTCCAGTGTTTGCGAGCGTGCGCGCCAAGGCGCGCGCGATCGCGTGCCTGTCGAATGAGAAGCAGCTGGGGCTGGCGGTCATGCAGTACTGCCAGGATTATGATGAAACGTATCCTCTCGTGCAGCGCGCCTCGGACGCGGGCGATTGGGCCGCTGTGCCTGGGTCCAGCGCAAGCGATCCGATCTCCTGGCAGTGGGCGGTCAATCCTTATGTCAAAAACGGCGGCGCGACATCGAGCGCCAACACCGGCCACTTTGAGCTGACCGGCGGCGTTTGGAACTGTCCGGACTTTCCGGTGCAGAACGCCTCGCGGCAGTACGGCATCAATGAGGGGATCGGCGGCGACGAAAGCAGTTACGCCTGGAGCGGGAATATCGGGGTGCAGTACCCGTCGGCGACGATGGCGCAGATCGTCAATCCTTCCGACAAGATCTTGATCGCCGAGAAGGGATATATGGGCGCCAACGGATCCCAGAAGGACTGGTCCGACGTGCGGTTCGCCTCGGTGGAGTGGGCGTGGGCGGACGGTGGGTTCGACCTGCGCCAGGCCAGGAAGGCCGACAGCGACAATGGATCGTTCGCTTCCGGACCGTTCTCGGCGCAGATGCCGCGCTTCCGCCACAACGGCTCCTGTAATATGGTCTTCGCCGACGGACATGTCAAGGCGATCCGCATGGCGTCGCTCGCCGGCGCGGCCGGCTGGTGCAAATATATCTTTGGGCCGGCTCAGGATAACTCGCCCTACGGAGTCTCTAACTGGTACCCCTACGCGTCCGGCGCGATCACCAGCTCCGGCCCGAACGCCTGCGACGCCTGGCAGTAA
- a CDS encoding alpha/beta hydrolase translates to MISMQSWGRRAAAVCAVLALAPALRAETPAAVVSVPYTASGPQEMIDIYTPANAAGALPVVVYIHGGAWLGGSRSSGQGASGHFNQQGYVFCSLDYRFSNEAKYPAQIEDCKCAIRFLRANAAKYHIDPKRIGVWGDSAGGHLVSLLGLTPKVKHLEGDGGWRKQSSAVQAVVDWYGPSDIVPSSMKTYTNPAGIDAITKLLGDPIDPKLAADASPITFVSKSAPPFLIMHGDKDSLVPVAQSQELYDALKADGADVTLKIVAGAEHGGSQFMLPENTGLVDSFFARVLKPENVKK, encoded by the coding sequence ATGATCTCGATGCAAAGTTGGGGCCGCCGCGCCGCCGCTGTGTGCGCTGTTTTGGCGCTTGCGCCGGCATTGCGGGCGGAGACGCCCGCCGCGGTGGTGAGCGTTCCGTATACGGCGTCCGGGCCGCAGGAGATGATTGATATTTATACGCCGGCAAACGCGGCGGGCGCGCTGCCGGTCGTGGTGTATATCCATGGTGGAGCGTGGCTGGGCGGGAGCCGATCGAGCGGGCAAGGCGCGAGCGGGCACTTCAACCAGCAGGGATATGTCTTCTGCTCCCTCGATTACCGGTTCTCCAATGAAGCCAAGTACCCGGCGCAGATTGAAGACTGCAAGTGCGCCATCCGGTTTCTGCGCGCGAACGCCGCGAAGTACCATATCGATCCCAAGCGCATCGGGGTATGGGGAGACTCGGCCGGCGGGCATTTGGTCTCGCTGCTGGGACTGACGCCGAAGGTAAAGCATCTGGAAGGCGATGGAGGATGGCGGAAGCAGTCGAGCGCCGTGCAGGCGGTGGTGGATTGGTATGGTCCCTCGGATATCGTTCCCTCCAGCATGAAGACCTATACGAATCCGGCGGGCATCGACGCGATTACGAAGCTGCTGGGCGATCCGATCGATCCCAAGCTCGCCGCCGACGCCAGCCCGATCACGTTTGTCTCCAAAAGCGCGCCGCCATTCTTGATCATGCATGGGGACAAAGATAGCCTCGTGCCCGTCGCGCAAAGCCAGGAGCTTTACGACGCGCTCAAGGCCGACGGCGCGGATGTGACGCTCAAAATCGTCGCCGGCGCGGAGCACGGCGGTTCGCAGTTCATGCTGCCCGAGAATACGGGACTGGTGGATTCGTTCTTTGCGCGCGTGCTCAAGCCGGAGAACGTCAAAAAGTAA
- a CDS encoding PadR family transcriptional regulator — MAFRSDLDALVLSVLQSEALHGYEIAKRINAKGETAFHAKEGQLYPILHRLENEGKIQADWIPQEGKPARKVYRLTETGKGELARLIETWREFSQAVNSLMTPSKQEVSIG, encoded by the coding sequence ATGGCGTTTCGCAGTGACCTGGACGCACTGGTCTTAAGCGTTCTGCAATCAGAAGCACTCCACGGATATGAGATCGCCAAGCGCATTAATGCGAAGGGCGAAACGGCGTTTCACGCCAAGGAGGGGCAGCTCTACCCAATCCTGCACCGTCTGGAGAATGAGGGCAAGATTCAGGCGGACTGGATCCCCCAGGAAGGCAAGCCGGCGCGCAAGGTCTACCGTTTGACCGAGACGGGAAAAGGCGAGCTCGCGCGGCTGATTGAAACCTGGCGCGAATTCTCTCAGGCCGTCAACAGCCTGATGACGCCGTCGAAACAGGAGGTCTCCATTGGATAA
- a CDS encoding DUF1559 domain-containing protein encodes MKKSVKSKLGFTLIELLVVIAIIAILAAILFPVFAQAREKARQTSCSSNMRQIGLAVMQYLQDYDGNYPMVYAAYSSDNGAFGATGADVQLQPYIKNGAQVANNNGNLYGGVWSCPSAAIPNQTSHYHFRQDLFSASWTIGNSGFASGNETMVGAPANKIMMIEGGMQGKTATQNSVGIQFYTDIWAGWDDFGKAHSDGSDINPGRHDCDIQGAPAGGWDSCELFPRYRHTSMANFLFLDGHVKAKRKGSLNWYRDIFIGRMDEGTASPGWMGPADS; translated from the coding sequence ATGAAAAAGAGTGTGAAGAGTAAACTTGGCTTCACGTTGATCGAATTACTAGTTGTTATCGCTATCATTGCAATACTCGCGGCGATTTTGTTCCCGGTTTTTGCTCAGGCTCGCGAAAAAGCGCGCCAAACTTCCTGCTCGTCCAATATGCGGCAAATTGGGTTAGCGGTAATGCAATATTTGCAGGACTATGACGGCAACTATCCCATGGTGTACGCCGCCTACTCCTCGGATAACGGCGCATTCGGCGCCACCGGCGCGGATGTCCAGCTGCAGCCGTACATCAAGAATGGCGCCCAGGTCGCCAATAACAATGGGAATCTCTATGGTGGGGTCTGGAGCTGCCCTTCGGCGGCCATTCCGAACCAGACATCGCACTACCACTTCCGCCAGGACCTGTTCAGCGCTTCCTGGACGATTGGGAACTCCGGATTCGCCAGCGGCAATGAAACCATGGTGGGCGCGCCCGCCAATAAGATCATGATGATCGAGGGCGGCATGCAGGGCAAGACGGCGACACAAAATAGTGTCGGTATTCAGTTTTACACGGATATCTGGGCCGGCTGGGATGACTTCGGCAAGGCCCACTCGGACGGAAGCGACATCAACCCTGGACGCCATGACTGCGACATTCAAGGCGCTCCGGCCGGCGGATGGGACTCCTGCGAACTGTTCCCACGATATCGGCATACCAGCATGGCGAACTTCCTGTTTCTGGATGGTCATGTCAAAGCCAAACGAAAAGGCAGTCTGAACTGGTATCGCGACATCTTTATCGGACGGATGGACGAAGGAACCGCCTCGCCCGGCTGGATGGGGCCAGCCGATTCCTAG
- a CDS encoding BlaI/MecI/CopY family transcriptional regulator — translation MPKPNAVTLSRRERQIMDIVYERGEVSAADVVEALPDAPSYSAVRALLRILEEKGHVTHVEQGKKYLFRPTQPRQAAARSALRQIVRTFFGGNAARAVTTLIADDESDISDEDLDRLTRLIEDAKQGERTDGD, via the coding sequence ATGCCAAAGCCAAATGCGGTTACGCTGAGCCGGCGTGAGCGGCAGATCATGGATATTGTGTACGAGCGGGGCGAGGTCTCGGCGGCGGATGTCGTGGAGGCGCTGCCCGACGCGCCGAGCTATTCGGCGGTCCGGGCGCTGCTGCGGATTCTGGAGGAGAAGGGGCATGTGACGCATGTCGAGCAGGGCAAAAAGTATCTGTTCCGCCCGACTCAGCCCCGTCAGGCGGCCGCTCGTTCGGCGCTGCGCCAAATCGTGCGCACGTTTTTCGGCGGCAATGCGGCTCGGGCCGTCACCACTCTGATTGCGGACGATGAAAGCGATATCAGCGACGAAGACCTGGATCGATTGACGCGATTGATCGAGGACGCGAAACAGGGGGAACGGACCGATGGCGACTAG
- the yidC gene encoding YidC/Oxa1 family membrane protein insertase, translating to MNAHWLIVLAQIVALTGLVVLFAFYTITPARAQASAGGGGVMPAPPAYAIAVRLLAQGRDTEAIDRLRDVESSAAYRHTAYAPEAVYIIAHIYRDRLRDNGQAMAAYNSLVTTYGLAAFPHKQAAAAERQALGRVMDAANSRHPLYRILDYFVKITGRRSYSFASALLLISTLVRLAMAPLSAKQQRSAREMQALQPEIKKLQATHKDDPMQLYEATKMLQAEHGVNPHLGWIMALLQAPVFLAMYQAVQLYQYHVSAAGFLWIGSPIAAAHPQILALDLGLPDIPLLILYALSMVMTQRLVSNDDPAQAKTMQAMAWITPIISCLWIGAHHIASAFVLYWLISNILSAAIALYFSRNGARQTVSASL from the coding sequence ATGAACGCACATTGGCTGATTGTTCTCGCGCAGATCGTCGCGCTCACGGGATTGGTTGTGCTGTTCGCGTTTTATACAATCACGCCTGCCCGCGCGCAGGCGAGCGCGGGTGGCGGCGGCGTTATGCCCGCGCCGCCGGCTTACGCCATCGCCGTCCGGCTTTTGGCGCAGGGGCGGGACACCGAGGCGATTGACCGGCTGCGCGACGTGGAATCGAGCGCCGCCTATCGTCATACGGCGTACGCGCCGGAAGCTGTTTATATTATTGCGCACATTTATCGGGATCGGCTTCGCGACAATGGACAAGCGATGGCCGCGTATAACTCCCTCGTAACCACCTACGGACTCGCCGCGTTTCCCCACAAGCAGGCGGCGGCGGCTGAGCGCCAGGCTCTCGGCCGTGTGATGGACGCGGCGAACAGCCGCCATCCCTTGTATCGGATTCTGGACTACTTCGTCAAAATTACCGGCCGCCGTTCGTATTCCTTCGCGTCGGCCCTTCTGCTGATCTCCACGTTGGTCCGCCTCGCCATGGCGCCGCTCTCGGCCAAGCAGCAGCGGAGCGCGCGGGAAATGCAGGCGCTCCAGCCGGAGATAAAGAAATTGCAGGCGACGCACAAGGACGACCCGATGCAGCTCTATGAAGCTACGAAAATGCTTCAGGCCGAGCATGGGGTAAACCCGCATCTCGGCTGGATCATGGCCCTGCTGCAAGCGCCGGTCTTCCTGGCAATGTATCAGGCGGTCCAGCTGTACCAATATCACGTCAGCGCCGCGGGATTCCTATGGATCGGCAGCCCGATTGCCGCCGCGCACCCGCAGATCCTGGCGCTCGACCTGGGACTTCCCGACATCCCCCTTTTGATCCTGTACGCCCTCAGCATGGTCATGACCCAGCGCCTGGTTTCGAACGATGATCCCGCCCAAGCGAAAACGATGCAGGCGATGGCGTGGATAACGCCAATCATCTCCTGCCTATGGATCGGCGCACACCACATTGCCTCCGCGTTCGTGCTCTACTGGCTGATCTCCAATATCCTCTCGGCCGCAATCGCTCTGTACTTCTCGCGTAACGGCGCGAGACAAACCGTTAGCGCGAGCCTTTGA
- a CDS encoding M56 family metallopeptidase, translating into MATSHLPFLLGDLLLKSAIIILIASVLAFCLTRASAAVRHFVWAVTFVALAYLPILAIGLPPNEFEGWPKFTAAPTVSNPPPASHGVVFIPQAPHWAATAGAQHSSVENVPAGPISPVAAIPNVPPLAHPAPGLIGAFALLAIWAAGVLLGIARFVAARRSLRSLARDARTVSDASIRAQVEAMTKASVVVLQGAEQTADLSPMTWGFKRRVILLPFGAQDWTQERLRAVLAHELAHVDRRDWIRQSMASCVAILYWPNPLVWWALRQMVHESERACDDRVIAAGIAPTDYAGELVAIVRNLRHRQVSGAVSMVRRSHIESRLRAILSATVNRAPASFQVTGVIVLVFFAVVVPLSAISKPRNNLDYIIKHINWTENTPAERDAAIRRLSAALRQSGDGNPRAALAHSLLGGWEASDGRNMEALIDYDAALRLPENGTHDLHLDAQRQRVSVLLALNRYAEAADASEQLAQMPGVTVGDVLEARRDAKTYRRQEAIKQDGGASDALKRYRAYHAAKKTDPTGALNYDDLVLLANDLSMASMNAQAAIVYADLLNRYPNAPNAANTAMQKLFAVNSVSPDAIAKIMARYPSAANDANIIANLGSAYEQSGNSQKAIPIYRHVFDLNDKNSSPNAGMSYIRLVSQTGDQVKANAAADELIRRFPESQEAKQLIEARNPPLNPSAPGTHIPTDGIVHAPGGVTIELLKVATSPHGPRWLPDGTRLPAESKGDDGFIASPNSIGYLLRVTGQADTRRSPIMMGSSSSEVIGTWASSTGNPKEEWYGETRLLTIPERTNFRFSVLSGPWSTAAVIPAPKPGAEEVEANGCVVDFAGPKTAPHGPDNKKIWALTDHLGEMERSLIVVDRSGRMTTLETSGSMWDEKTATSWFQVPKIAPSDIREIHVETRPYYKVEFRDIHLRPNPT; encoded by the coding sequence ATGGCGACTAGTCACTTGCCTTTCTTGCTGGGGGATCTGCTGCTGAAGAGCGCGATTATCATCCTGATCGCCTCCGTTCTTGCCTTTTGCCTGACCCGCGCGTCGGCGGCGGTGCGGCACTTCGTCTGGGCGGTTACTTTCGTTGCGCTCGCTTACCTGCCCATTTTGGCGATCGGGCTGCCGCCCAATGAGTTTGAGGGCTGGCCAAAATTCACCGCCGCGCCGACTGTTTCGAATCCTCCGCCCGCCTCCCATGGGGTTGTTTTCATTCCTCAGGCGCCGCATTGGGCGGCGACCGCCGGCGCCCAGCACTCGTCTGTGGAAAATGTTCCCGCCGGTCCCATCAGTCCCGTCGCCGCCATCCCAAACGTTCCTCCGCTCGCCCATCCCGCGCCCGGTCTCATCGGCGCGTTCGCGCTCCTTGCAATCTGGGCGGCCGGCGTGCTGCTGGGCATTGCGCGCTTCGTTGCGGCCCGGCGGAGCCTGCGCAGTCTCGCTCGTGACGCGCGCACAGTTTCCGACGCCAGTATTCGGGCGCAAGTTGAGGCGATGACGAAGGCCTCGGTTGTTGTACTGCAAGGGGCGGAACAGACGGCCGATTTGTCGCCGATGACCTGGGGGTTCAAGCGCCGAGTGATCTTACTGCCGTTCGGCGCGCAGGATTGGACGCAGGAGCGTCTGCGGGCCGTTCTGGCTCATGAACTGGCGCATGTTGACCGTCGCGACTGGATACGCCAGTCGATGGCGTCTTGTGTCGCCATTTTATACTGGCCGAACCCGCTCGTCTGGTGGGCGCTGCGTCAGATGGTTCATGAAAGCGAGCGCGCCTGCGATGATCGGGTGATCGCGGCGGGAATCGCGCCCACGGACTATGCCGGCGAACTCGTCGCCATTGTCCGTAACCTGCGCCATCGTCAGGTTTCGGGCGCTGTCTCCATGGTGCGGCGCTCGCATATCGAAAGTCGATTGCGGGCGATCCTCAGCGCGACCGTCAATCGCGCGCCCGCCTCATTCCAGGTTACCGGCGTTATAGTGCTTGTCTTCTTCGCCGTCGTCGTTCCACTTTCCGCCATCAGCAAGCCGAGGAACAATCTGGATTATATCATCAAGCATATCAACTGGACTGAGAATACTCCGGCCGAACGCGACGCCGCGATCCGGCGTTTGAGCGCCGCCCTGCGCCAATCCGGAGACGGGAATCCGCGAGCCGCCCTGGCGCACAGCCTGCTCGGCGGCTGGGAAGCGAGTGACGGACGCAATATGGAAGCGCTCATCGATTACGACGCCGCGCTGCGGCTGCCCGAAAATGGGACTCATGATCTTCATTTGGACGCCCAGCGTCAGCGTGTGTCCGTCCTCCTCGCGCTGAATCGATACGCGGAGGCTGCGGACGCTTCCGAACAGCTCGCGCAAATGCCTGGCGTAACGGTCGGCGATGTCCTCGAAGCCCGGCGAGATGCGAAGACGTATCGCCGTCAGGAAGCCATAAAACAAGACGGTGGCGCGTCGGATGCTCTCAAACGATACCGCGCCTACCATGCGGCGAAGAAAACGGATCCTACGGGCGCCTTGAATTACGACGATTTGGTGTTGCTTGCGAATGATTTGAGCATGGCCTCCATGAACGCGCAGGCGGCCATTGTGTACGCCGATCTTTTGAACCGTTACCCCAATGCTCCCAATGCGGCGAACACGGCGATGCAGAAGCTGTTTGCCGTGAATAGCGTCTCTCCCGATGCGATTGCGAAGATCATGGCCCGGTATCCTAGCGCGGCGAACGATGCGAATATCATTGCTAACCTGGGATCCGCTTATGAACAGAGCGGCAATTCGCAAAAAGCGATTCCGATCTATCGACACGTATTCGATCTGAACGACAAGAACTCCAGTCCGAACGCCGGCATGAGCTATATTCGCCTGGTTTCACAGACGGGCGATCAGGTCAAGGCGAACGCCGCCGCTGATGAACTGATTCGCCGCTTTCCTGAATCCCAGGAAGCTAAGCAGCTCATCGAAGCGCGCAATCCACCGCTGAATCCATCGGCGCCCGGAACACATATTCCAACGGATGGGATCGTGCATGCGCCGGGCGGCGTCACCATCGAGCTGCTTAAAGTCGCGACCAGTCCGCACGGGCCTCGCTGGCTGCCGGACGGGACGCGGCTCCCGGCGGAGTCAAAGGGCGACGACGGCTTTATCGCTTCCCCCAACAGTATCGGCTACTTGCTGCGTGTCACCGGGCAGGCCGATACGCGTCGCAGTCCGATCATGATGGGCAGTTCGTCATCCGAAGTCATCGGAACATGGGCGTCTTCCACCGGGAATCCCAAAGAAGAATGGTATGGCGAGACGCGCCTGCTCACCATCCCTGAACGCACGAACTTTCGATTCTCCGTGCTGAGCGGCCCCTGGTCTACAGCGGCGGTGATACCAGCGCCAAAACCGGGCGCGGAAGAAGTGGAGGCGAACGGCTGCGTCGTCGATTTCGCCGGCCCGAAGACGGCTCCCCATGGGCCGGATAACAAAAAGATTTGGGCTCTGACAGATCATTTGGGCGAAATGGAGCGCAGTCTGATCGTCGTAGATCGCTCGGGACGCATGACGACGCTGGAGACGTCCGGCAGCATGTGGGACGAAAAAACGGCGACTTCCTGGTTTCAGGTTCCCAAAATTGCTCCCTCCGATATTCGAGAGATCCATGTGGAAACGCGTCCCTACTATAAAGTTGAGTTTCGAGATATCCATCTCCGACCGAACCCAACATAA
- a CDS encoding glycosyl hydrolase family 18 protein, translated as MKPLCCLCLFFLAVVSGHAQKIAGGHPSAPKFRIAAYVPEYRILALNPDFVSHITDLIFFSLEPTPDGGIDRSRLTPAMEAKLAAIKRRYPVRMIAAFGGADRSQSFAAMATDAGRRRRFITNLTRFLTDHGFEGVDYDWEFPDNPAEKNGLTALVVETKRALSPLGLQVSVATAPGDWFDRKLIAAVDQFNLMSYYDDAHRGGLAVSQSDVDHLIRNGAKPGQISLGLPFFAESLMTGSDEETFYAKLAEKYHPKPKEDAAGDYVFNGVQTVMDKTQYALDRRLGGVMIFELAQDTPDGALSKAIHKTVDPSPDLLSPEADGTYLLTADNAALDGPAARVETSDGVSDIGYWTSIDDRTRWKIDVPPTRAGIYAMSLEYACAPRYAGSALTLTFNGAQRQTFTLTVTATKDWDTFQTIPLPGHVTLKAGQTTIQMQAKTLPSGDLINLRHVILTPMP; from the coding sequence ATGAAGCCGCTTTGTTGCCTTTGTTTGTTCTTTCTCGCAGTTGTGTCCGGTCACGCGCAAAAAATCGCTGGCGGTCACCCCTCCGCGCCCAAATTTCGGATCGCCGCTTATGTGCCCGAATATCGAATTCTCGCGCTGAATCCGGACTTCGTCTCTCACATCACCGATTTGATATTCTTCTCCCTGGAGCCAACGCCGGACGGCGGCATTGACCGTTCGCGGCTGACTCCGGCGATGGAGGCGAAACTCGCAGCGATCAAGCGGCGTTACCCCGTGCGAATGATCGCCGCCTTCGGCGGCGCGGACCGCTCGCAGTCGTTCGCGGCGATGGCGACCGACGCCGGGCGCCGCCGGCGTTTTATCACGAATCTCACCCGATTTCTGACCGACCATGGATTTGAAGGGGTCGATTATGACTGGGAGTTCCCCGACAACCCGGCGGAGAAAAACGGGCTGACGGCGCTGGTCGTCGAAACAAAGCGAGCCCTGTCGCCGCTTGGCTTGCAGGTCAGCGTCGCCACCGCGCCGGGAGATTGGTTCGACAGGAAGCTCATCGCCGCCGTCGATCAGTTCAACCTGATGTCCTACTATGACGACGCGCACCGGGGCGGTCTGGCCGTTTCTCAGTCCGACGTCGATCATTTGATTCGTAACGGCGCGAAGCCCGGCCAGATTTCTCTCGGCCTTCCCTTCTTCGCCGAAAGCCTCATGACGGGCAGTGACGAAGAAACGTTTTACGCCAAGCTTGCCGAGAAATATCATCCCAAGCCAAAAGAAGACGCCGCTGGCGATTACGTGTTCAACGGAGTGCAGACCGTCATGGACAAGACCCAGTACGCGCTCGACCGCCGCCTGGGCGGCGTCATGATCTTCGAGCTCGCGCAGGACACACCAGACGGCGCGCTCTCCAAAGCCATCCACAAAACGGTCGATCCCTCCCCCGACCTGCTGAGTCCCGAAGCCGACGGAACGTATCTCTTGACAGCGGACAACGCCGCGCTCGACGGCCCGGCGGCGCGCGTCGAGACCTCGGACGGCGTCTCCGACATCGGCTACTGGACCAGCATCGACGACCGCACCCGCTGGAAGATCGACGTTCCCCCCACCCGCGCCGGCATCTACGCCATGTCCCTGGAATACGCCTGCGCCCCACGCTACGCCGGCAGCGCTCTCACCCTGACCTTCAACGGGGCCCAGCGTCAAACATTCACTCTGACCGTCACCGCGACCAAAGACTGGGACACATTCCAAACCATCCCGCTTCCAGGCCATGTCACGCTCAAAGCCGGCCAGACGACCATCCAGATGCAGGCAAAAACGCTTCCCAGCGGCGACCTCATCAACTTACGCCACGTGATACTCACGCCGATGCCTTAA